One part of the Amaranthus tricolor cultivar Red isolate AtriRed21 chromosome 16, ASM2621246v1, whole genome shotgun sequence genome encodes these proteins:
- the LOC130802269 gene encoding uncharacterized protein LOC130802269, whose protein sequence is MSLQKFKLLATQCSIIGSPTRSPTTSPVIHIRRRKTLRMLLSGKGNGSVFNRRFIHQNRRVDSPDRLKIGNQKSVSEKENIGVRLKLKDLFVSSPPPKKILEGESEDQRLIPSAAVSSGSGDGGLMAARRVRPFSATLRQRLLMRRVWRPVLVAIPEQSP, encoded by the coding sequence atgtCATTACAAAAATTCAAACTATTAGCAACACAGTGTTCGATAATCGGAAGCCCAACACGGAGCCCAACAACAAGCCCAGTAATCCACATCCGCCGTCGTAAAACCCTCCGAATGCTTCTCAGTGGTAAAGGAAACGGCAGCGTTTTCAACCGCCGATTTATTCATCAAAATCGCCGAGTTGACTCGCCGGATCGTCTAAAAATCGGGAATCAGAAATCAGTGAgtgaaaaggaaaatatagGAGTACGGCTTAAATTGAAGGATCTCTTTGTGTCTTCTCCTCCACCAAAGAAGATTCTAGAAGGAGAAAGTGAAGATCAAAGATTGATACCGTCGGCGGCTGTGAGTTCCGGCAGCGGCGATGGCGGATTAATGGCAGCGCGTCGAGTGAGGCCTTTTTCGGCGACGTTGAGACAAAGATTGTTGATGAGGAGAGTGTGGCGGCCGGTGCTTGTAGCCATACCTGAACAATCGCCATAG
- the LOC130802271 gene encoding uncharacterized protein LOC130802271, translated as MYKLLPQINYFPDFQITPLPSSQQIIPPQFKKTAIFAGGSFWAVEAAFGSINGVYNTSTGYFGGSFSKPSHKEVCEGRTGHTEAVKLVYDSRIISFSSLCDLFWDIHDPTNKDYLNFGLNTHQRSVIFYSTEEERKEAQKSKIRKQMRLNKRIVTKILAIGKLEFYLAENQHQKYYLQKYHWLCGSLGLRSTQHFVGSFIACKLNGILGMSKEQIVDKLATFL; from the exons atgtatAAATTACTCCCACAAATTAATTATTTCCCAGATTTTCAAATAACTCCATTACCATCATCTCAACAAATAATCCCACCTCAATTCAAGAAAACAGCAATCTTTGCAGGAG gAAGTTTCTGGGCAGTTGAAGCTGCATTTGGAAGTATCAATGGAGTTTACAATACTTCTACTGGTTATTTTGGAGGAAGTTTTAGTAAACCATCACATAAAGAG GTATGTGAAGGAAGAACTGGTCATACAGAAGCAGTGAAATTAGTATATGATAGCAGAATCATATCATTCTCATCACTATGTGATCTTTTTTGGGATATTCACGATCCCACCAACAAGGATTATCtt AATTTTGGGTTAAATACCCACCAAAGATCAGTGATTTTTTACTCAACAGAAGAGGAAAGAAAAGAAGCACAAAAATCAAAGATTAGGAAGCAAATGAGGCTAAATAAGAGAATTGTAACAAAAATTTTGGCAATTGGGAAATTGGAATTCTACTTAGCAGAAAATCAACACCAGAAATATTATTTGCAAAAATACCATTGGCTTTGTGGAAGTTTGGGACTAAGAAGCACACAACATTTTGTGGGCTCATTTATTGCTTGCAAACTTAATGG AATATTGGGGATGAGTAAAGAGCAGATAGTTGATAAATTAGCAACATTTCTGTAA
- the LOC130802272 gene encoding uncharacterized protein LOC130802272 has translation MGGVTSSIAAKFAFFPPTPPSYTVVADENSGDGKFMIPEVPSRNGVDVLKLKTRRGNDVVAVYVKHPKASSTLLYSHGNAADLGQMFELFVELSSRLRVNLMGYDYSGYGQSTGKPTESNTYADIDAAYKCLKEQYGVKDEHLILYGQSVGSGPTVDLAARTPNLRGVVLHSPILSGVRVLYPVKRTYWFDIYKNIDKIALVNCPVLVIHGTSDEVVDYSHGKQLHELCKKKYEPLWLSGGGHCNLELYPEYIRHLKKFVSFLNKPKPTSNGTKDPTVESSSNEPSNESTVESGNHTKASDNQNKVSTTSNAGTFELKSDLPEVSRISLDSRLEKSKKTSKPEKSRMSTDQVDRFRRKKGLLW, from the exons ATGGGTGGAGTTACTTCGTCAATTGCGGCTAAATTTGCATTTTTCCCACCAACTCCTCCGTCATATACAGTGGTCGCCGATGAGAATTCCGGCGACGGAAAATTTATGATACCGGAAGTTCCTAGTAGGAATGGGGTGGATGTTCTTAAGCTTAAAACGCGGCGAGGGAACGATGTCGTTGCGGTGTATGTGAAGCATCCTAAAGCTTCTTCGACTTTGCTGTATTCTCATGGCAATGCTGCTGATTTAGGTCAAATGTTTGAACTTTTTGTGGAGCTTAGTAGCCGCCTTAGGGTTAATCTAATGGG GTATGATTACTCCGGATATGGACAGTCGACAGGAAAG CCTACTGAATCTAATACATACGCCGACATTGATGCAGCATATAAATGCCTCAAAGAGCAGTATGGGGTGAAAGATGAACACTTAATATTGTACGGTCAGTCAGTCGGCAGCGGTCCTACAGTTGATCTAGCTGCACGCACCCCTAACCTTCGAGGGGTTGTTCTGCATAGCCCTATCCTTTCTGGAGTGAGGGTGCTTTATCCAGTCAAAAGGACATATTGGTTTGATATATACAAG AACATCGACAAAATCGCCCTGGTGAATTGTCCTGTCTTGGTGATCCAT GGAACATCCGATGAAGTTGTTGATTATTCCCACGGGAAACAACTTCATGAACTCTGTAAGAAAAAGTACGAACCCTTGTGGCTCAGTGGCGGTGGACATTGCAATCTCGAGCTCTACCCAGAATATATCAGACATTTGAAGAAGTTCGTATCATTTCTCAACAAACCGAAGCCAACTTCAAACGGTACTAAAGATCCGACTGTAGAGTCCTCATCGAACGAGCCTTCTAATGAGTCAACCGTAGAATCAGGCAATCATACCAAGGCGTCCGACAACCAAAACAAGGTATCCACAACGTCAAATGCAGGCACATTTGAATTGAAATCTGACCTCCCAGAAGTATCGAGAATTAGCTTAGATAGCCGGCTTGAAAAATCCAAGAAGACTTCCAAACCCGAAAAATCGCGAATGAGCACAGACCAGGTTGACAGATTTAGGAGAAAAAAGGGACTATTATGGTGA